TTAGAGAGGACATCAGTAAGAAGAGGCAACTTCCTGAGCTTACTAATGGCAGGTTTCCCCTGTTTATTAAGAAATGCGTCGTCTTCAGCTGTGACCTCAAGCTCAGCCATGACTTTCTCGACCAATAATGCAATTTCTGCAGGACTtttttcattcttcttctttttcttgccCATCTTAAAGAGCTCCTGGATTTCCTCATCCTCTTCGCCCTCCTCTGCCTGGAAAGCTCCAAAACATTTACTCATTAAATTAAGATTGAAGCATATGGTGCTGAATGCTGATATAATGcaataaaatcaatataatgAACTACAGTGAGAATGCATCTAAAATAGTCAACATTGCCAAAAGCTACTATACATGTctctttaaaaatcaaacaaatggGACACAAACCTGAGGTGCATCACGAGGAGAACGCCGTTCATTATCACTTCCATATCGATCAGCAGGATCCACGCCGGTGTCATCTATAAAGTTCTCATCATCCATGGTCCTAAGACCCTCTTGATCATCCTACACCATGAAACATCGTTACAGTTAGAAAAATCTCAACAGACAATTTCAAAAACTCCATTTACAAAAACCGcaatcaaattatcaaaaaccTCAGAATCACCCCCAGCAATAGTGTCCCACATCTCCTTAACTTCACCATCTTCTTTACCATAAAGCTTCCCCTTCGACTTCGAGCTACTGCTTCCACCTCTGGTAGACTTCTTCTCCACTCTACTAAACTTCTTTGATGACGATTTTTCATAAGAATCCTTTCCGAaactcttcctcttcttcccAAATCTATCGCCGTCATCAACATCATCCTCATCAACCAGCTCAGGTATTTCAAAAGTATTATTACTACTATATCCTTTCTCTCCAATCCCTAAATTTCCGTTCTTCTTTACCAGCCTCTTTCTCGGCTTTTCAGCTTTATCGTTATGATTATATACAGGTGTACGTGGCCTCTCGCTCTCTTGCTCGCCCCATCCATCCACGTCATCGTCTTCTAGTAGAAGGTCGTTCTCTTGCGCCTGCTGTTCCGGTGATGGCACATCATCGTAGTCCATCAACGGTTCTCCATCCTCGTCGCGATACCTGcaaaattattatcaaaattttgaaaCCCTAGAATAACATGTCCAATTACGAAATTCATCGAATGCAAAAGATTAAGTGGACGAACAAATCGAAATTAAAGGAAGAGTAACCCTAATTGAAGGAAATTAAAAAGATAGAAAGAAAAGCCTTACTGATCGTCTTCGTAAGCCATGGATGATCGATGATTAGCGAATAGCaagtaaaataattgaaaacaaAGCAGATTTCGATTTGCAGAAGACTTCTAGTTTTATACTTTGAGAAAAAGGCAAAACCCGTATTTCCTCCCTTCGTAACTCGAATTGatcaaaggatcaattcacccctcaacttggcacaaaatatcaattcAGTTATTTTCGAGTGTAAAGAGCTAAAACAACCCGCAACTTAGCACTTTCATATTAAATACACTCTTCCTCGCTTTCACCTCCGCAAGTGAATTACACTCTccgttataaaattaaaaaatatcaaaatggttcttaatatttaagccaaataattaaaaaacgcAAAACCTTTGACAAAAATTTCACTGATGTCTAAACCTTCTAAAAATGCCCATATTGTGCTAAAATACatgtttttctttcaaaattagcCTAACCTTTAAAATACATATGTCTTTGCTGATGTGGCGTGTACGTGTCCAGTTGGTGAACGACACATTGTCTATTTTTTGTTGACTAACCTTCTAACCCTAATTTCTCGACTCCGAACCGAATCTTGAATTCTAATTCTTACGACCGATGTCCTTCAGTGAAAACACCAAGTTTTGTTAAAGAATAAAACAATGTGTTTTGTTCTTTGAACAAAACGTTGTGTTTTATGAAAACACTAAACCTAAAAACCCTTCTTACCCAGCCATCGTCTCATTCGTTATTCAGTGAACATCTTTTCAGTAACGTTGTCTTAATCGATGATGTCTCAAACAATAACATCTTAAACGATTAAGATGGCTAAAACGTTGAAGAATGTACGTGAGGAGTGGATTAATATTCCTCCAACAACTGCGTGGAAGATGTAGCCATGGTCGTTTGTATTTATACACATCGTGGACAAAAACTAATCCAGGCAAGAGATTTTGGAGATGTCCTTCATCTAaggtaattaattatttggttatttttaaaaattagaatttgttGAGATTAGAGTTTGTTGACATTGAAGATTATTtctaaaaggtttggatttgattaaaatattggTTGTATAAGTTAGAGATGGTTTCagaaagtgtttttttttacatGAAATTCTGTATTTTGACATTGAGGATTATTtctaaaatgtttggatttgattaaaatattggTTGTATAAGTTAGAGATGGTTTCAGAAAGTGTTTTTTCTTACATAAAATTCTGTATTTTTGAAACTATTGTGGACTTACTGAAGTTGGGGATTTTCtgaaattagaaaatatttaaCTTAGGGATCATTTCTGAAATTGGAGATTTTTTTAacgtaaaaaattaataaaaactggATATCTGAGATTTTTCCAATTAGATATTGTTTAGTAGAAATGACTACCGTTCATAATTCAAGAAACACTTGAACCGGTGTTAGACCGCCCTTTAAATTGTTCCGAACCTTTTTAAAACTTGCAAATTTCGGATGCACCCAGttcgaaaaatttaaaaaaaaattaaaattaaatttaaatttagtataatataatcaattaattaattatattaacaatggattaaataaatatatttagtaaataattaaaaatatttttttaaatataccaaccaatatttttttgttccaaaaaaatattgaaccggcttgaaatcaatttctctcAATTTCTGATATGTTTTAACCCAGTGTAGAATTTGACAGTTTATGAGGCAAGTTTGACAAGTTCAATTTTGAACCGGTTTACAACTCAACCGGGcccataattatttttaaatgtggaatttaaatataaacattagtaaagcaattataattttatgtggATCATATATTGTGTGTCTTCTCCTTATTTAGTTGTTCACATTGattatttactaaaataaaaaattgaaacacatTGATTCCATTTTCTCAATTGCATAattattgaagaaaaaaattagagataCAAATACAAAAAGTAATTTGCAGAAGTTTCCTTTAATTGTCGCttatataatgttagtttataaacataattaatcatctaactattttattttcgaATTAAGTCATACACATTCATCATgatataaaaaagttatttagcACATATTTTCTCctcatattaaaaaatattcattttaaattaaatattaactatttaaaacttaaattttaatttttttcatattttcataGGTTATACAGCATCCAAAAGTTCGAGaatatcattaaaaaataatatattatttaattttagaaaataaaaaaataaaaaactataaaGAAATTCAATATGCAAacacaatttttattttctaattttttatttgaaaacaaaaagctgaaaaatagagaaaaaaattataactaaacATGATttaactttttcaattttttatctgaacaatatttaatttttaaatgaccAATATTCACCCTCATTTAGAATTTCAATTATCAACATTTTAGcttttataattaggacatagtATTAGTTGCATATAACATTTGAGGCATAACTCATCcccattttttttactttttactttatatttatttaatttttgatttattttttctagTTAGGGCATCTCCAATCTTTGTCACCTAATTAAGTTAGGTGATAAGTGAACTCCAAGGCGTCACCTAACAAGGGTTCTCAATCTCTCATCAAAATAGATGACTCCCTATTTGGAGTTATCTATTTACtattcattattttaatattttattaaagtaaaattttgatatttatagtttgtttttatttaattcaacacatttattattaaaaacttaaatatatatgaatattatttatttttaatattatagaataattttacacatgagaatattaaatcataaattattaaaattaacataaaatattatatacataattttacgagacaataatttaaaagtattaCATTATTAATTTAACAAGACAAAAATATAAAAGCATTACATAAATAATTCTACGATACGGTAACATAAATTGGACGATAGCCTGGAAACAAAATATACTACGATATGTAACAAAAATAATTGAActaatatgtaataaaaataagttttatGGATGTAAGTGATAAAAGTGTATAattattaaagtaaaaaaatgattaaaatattaaaaagaaaaagaatatatttttttgtagaaaaagGTGATTGTTGGTTGGAGTAAATTTGATGACAAATCACCTAATTAGTATTTGATGATAAAAATTTGGTGATTTAGGTTGGAGATGACCTTAGTTtctacagtcgaccctctgataattaatacacatggtggatcaaaaatttattaattattagaattattaatttattgaatttatataaaaaaaattataaaatatattttaaagcatctacattaatagacctactattaatattatattatattataaaaaaaactaactaaatacactatacaatcactcaatttaaaagaaataattttatattcaatttaagaaatatcaattaatatcaaactaaaaaataattattaagaagttatattcataaagtaaaatgatttttaatatttttttataatagagatactttacttactttaatttgtttatctaataactttttttaaaatttctcaaaagaataagaaagtcataatttggtggtattttaacttccactttatgagttaaggttagtattgcctcaaataaattatcaattgttatatatttctttaaaaaaatctctctaataattaatattcatgtagaatatattttaaattttattaattattaaataatagaattattaattatccaacGTGGAAC
This window of the Mercurialis annua linkage group LG5, ddMerAnnu1.2, whole genome shotgun sequence genome carries:
- the LOC126682340 gene encoding protein IWS1 homolog 1; amino-acid sequence: MAYEDDQYRDEDGEPLMDYDDVPSPEQQAQENDLLLEDDDVDGWGEQESERPRTPVYNHNDKAEKPRKRLVKKNGNLGIGEKGYSSNNTFEIPELVDEDDVDDGDRFGKKRKSFGKDSYEKSSSKKFSRVEKKSTRGGSSSSKSKGKLYGKEDGEVKEMWDTIAGGDSEDDQEGLRTMDDENFIDDTGVDPADRYGSDNERRSPRDAPQAEEGEEDEEIQELFKMGKKKKKNEKSPAEIALLVEKVMAELEVTAEDDAFLNKQGKPAISKLRKLPLLTDVLSKKQLQQEFIDHGVLTLLKTWLEPLPDGSLPNINIRAAILRILTDFHIDLEQYDRREQLKKSGLGKVIMFLSKSDEETTSNRKLAKDLVDKWSRPIFNKSTRFEDMRNIDDDRPARRPAMRRPVNSTSGMESRDGDLDLDMSRERRSGQSSSKQHASRPEATPLDFLVRPQSKIDPEEIRARAKQVVQDQRRLKMNKKLQQLKAPKKKQLQATKLSVEGRGMLKYL